The Pleuronectes platessa chromosome 11, fPlePla1.1, whole genome shotgun sequence genome includes a window with the following:
- the lrfn5a gene encoding leucine-rich repeat and fibronectin type-III domain-containing protein 5, with protein sequence MERLLLCVMLAVAMAVRAQVCPKRCVCQILSPNLATLCAKKGLLFVPPNVDRHTVELRLADNFVTSVKRKDFANMTRLVDLTLSRNTISFITPHAFADLENLRALHLNSNRLTRIGNDTFSGMSKLHHLILNNNQLVLIHQGAFNDLLALEELDLSYNNLDSIPWEAIQRMTSLHTLSLDHNMLDYIPEGTFSLLQKLNRLDVTSNKLQKLPPDPLFQRAQVLATSGFMTPTSFALSFGGNPLHCNCELLWLRRLNREDDLETCASPQQLAGRYFWSVPEEEFLCEPPLITRFSHEMRVLEGQRVALRCKARGDPEPAIHWISPEGKLVSNSSRTLVYSNGTLDIVISTVKDTGSFTCISSNPAGEAHQTVDLVIIKLPHISNNTNNIQEPDPGSSDISTSSRGGANGSNVTGDVKGGVDKRVVTAEATSSTALIKFNFQRNIPGIRMFQIQYNGSQDDSLVYRMIPPSSKNFLVNNLAAGTQYDLCVLAIYDDIITSLTATRVVGCVQFSTETEYMRCHFMQSQFLGGTMIIIIGGIIVASVLIFIIILMIRYKVCNPGEGGKGVSMSMTNVHSQTNGQQSQGCTVTPSTSKHGSIGLDDLSGGTKKRSGAAGEGVGGKDTVTQLSDSSLPDCSTATSVLSQPWAARSPTAGVEEREKAGEDRAQASALTPTGTTGSLPKQKRKPAPSKPATVCSNASAVPENLASPRPASSSSSSSSTACSVLLPPSIGLENLNTNRNNSTSLNQTPPPFVPFPFSSPLPAPSPVPSMRFRETPILRRAPRASSTTTTSSSSAKYQTLPVEEGGRSRARRRNSLSEGGSKTHSNPNSHQGGGAPKLGRLVRNKRSQSMSGMLLLKDGDGDSDKGRCDSDWILESTV encoded by the exons ATGGAGAGGCTGTTGCTGTGTGTGATGCTGGCGGTTGCCATGGCGGTGCGGGCCCAGGTCTGCCCGAAGCGCTGCGTGTGTCAGATCCTGTCGCCCAACCTGGCAACCCTGTGTGCCAAGAAAGGCCTCCTGTTTGTACCGCCCAACGTTGATAGGCACACGGTGGAACTCCGGCTGGCTGACAACTTTGTCACCAG TGTGAAGAGGAAAGACTTTGCCAACATGACTAGACTGGTCGACCTCACATTATCCAGAAACACCATCTCCTTCATCACACCTCATGCCTTTGCTGATCTGGAAAACCTCAGAGCCCTACACCTCAACAG TAACCGCCTGACGAGGATCGGCAACGACACGTTCAGCGGGATGTCGAAGCTGCACCACCTGATCCTGAACAACAACCAGCTGGTGCTGATCCACCAGGGAGCGTTCAACGACCTGCTGGCGCTGGAGGAACTGGACCTGAGCTACAATAATCTGGACTCTATTCCTTGGGAAGCCATCCAG AGAATGACGAGCCTCCACACGCTGAGTTTAGACCACAACATGCTGGACTATATTCCTGAGGGAACCTTCTCGCTGCTACAGAAACTCAACCGGCTGGACGTCACCTCAAACAAACTGCAAAAGCTTCCACCGGACCCTCTTTTCCAACGAGCACAG GTCCTGGCCACGTCCGGGTTCATGACGCCCACGTCCTTCGCGCTGTCCTTCGGCGGGAACCCTCTCCACTGCAACTGTGAGCTACTGTGGCTGAGGAGGTTGAACAGGGAGGACGACCTGGAGACGTGTGCCTCACCGCAGCAGCTCGCCGGTCGATACTTCTGGTCCGTCCCCGAGGAGGAGTTCCTGTGTGAGCCCCCCCTCATCACTAGATTCTCCCATGAGATGAGGGTGCTCGAAGGGCAGCGAGTCGCACTAAG GTGTAAGGCAAGAGGCGATCCGGAGCCAGCCATCCACTGGATCTCTCCAGAGGGCAAGCTGGTGTCCAACTCCTCCAGGACGTTGGTGTACTCCAACGGGACCCTGGACATCGTCATCAGTACTGTGAAAGACACCGGCTCCTTCACCTGCATCTCCTCTAACCCCGCCGGTGAGGCTCACCAAACGGTCGACCTGGTCATAATCAAACTCCCTCATATCtccaacaacaccaacaacatcCAGGAACCTGACCCAGGATCTTCGGACATTTCCACGTCGAGCCGGGGCGGGGCCAACGGGAGCAACGTGACGGGCGACGTGAAGGGCGGGGTGGACAAGAGGGTGGTGACGGCCGAGGCCACGTCGTCGACAGCCTTGATTAAGTTCAACTTCCAGAGGAATATTCCGGGCATCAGGATGTTCCAGATACAGTACAATGGAAGCCAGGACGACTCGCTGGTGTACAG AATGATCCCCCCATCGAGCAAGAACTTCCTGGTCAACAACCTGGCAGCAGGGACCCAGTACGACCTCTGCGTGCTGGCCATCTACGATGACATCATCACCTCCCTGACCGCCACGCGAGTGGTCGGCTGTGTGCAGTTCAGCACTGAGACGGAGTACATGAGGTGTCATTTCATGCAGTCGCAGTTCCTCGGCGGGaccatgatcatcatcatcggAGGGATAATAGTGGCCTCGGTgctcattttcatcatcatcctgaTGATACGGTACAag GTGTGTAACCCTGGCGAGGGTGGAAAAGGTGTTTCTATGTCTATGACCAACGTCCACTCACAGACCAACGGGCAGCAGTCGCAGGGATGCACTGTGACTCCCAGCACCTCTAAACACGGCTCAATCGGTTTAGACGACCTCTCTGGAGGCACAAAGAAAAGGagcggagcagcaggagaaggagtCGGAGGCAAAGATACAGTGACTCAGTTGTCTGACTCCTCCCTGCCTGACTGCTCCACAGCCACGTCAGTTCTCAGCCAGCCTTGGGCGGCCAGAAGCCCGACTGCAGGAGTTGAGGAACGGGAGAAAGCAGGTGAAGATCGAGCTCAAGCTAGCGCCTTGACGCCAACCGGCACCACTGGTTCTCTGCCCAAGCAAAAGCGGAAGCCCGCTCCGAGTAAGCCGGCTACGGTTTGCTCGAATGCCTCGGCTGTCCCTGAAAATCTTGCCTCCCCTCgacctgcctcctcctcctcctcctcttcctccactgcTTGCTCTgtgctcctccctccctccatcggTCTGGAGAACCTCAACACCAACCGCAACAACTCCACCTCTCTCAACCAAACCCCACCTCCCTTTGTCCCTTTCCCTTTCTCCAGCCCTCTCCCCGCGCCGAGCCCCGTCCCTTCAATGAGATTCAGAGAGACTCCCATTCTGCGTCGGGCTCCGCgcgcctcctccaccaccaccacatcttcctcctccgccAAGTACCAGACTCTCCCtgtagaggagggagggaggagcagggCAAGGAGGAGGAATTCTCTCAGTGAAGGAGGCTCAAAGACTCACTCTAACCCTAACTCccatcagggaggaggagcgccCAAGTTAGGTCGCCTAGTGCGTAACAAAAGGAGCCAATCAATGAGCGGGATGCTGCTCCTTAAAGATGGGGATGGAGACTCGGACAAAGGGCGGTGTGATTCAGACTGGATCTTAGAAAGCACAGTTTGA